From the genome of bacterium HR17:
CTGCCATGTATATCGGCGACACAGGGGTGCGAGGGTTGCACCATTTGCTGGAAGAAGTCGTGGACAACGCTGTGGACGAAGCCTTGGCGGGTTATTGCCGCCGGATTGAAGTTACCTTGCACGCAGACGGGTCGGTCAGCGTTGCCGACGACGGGCGCGGCATCCCCGTGGACATCCACCCTGAAGAAGGGCGTCCTGCCGTGGAGGTCGTGCTCACGATGCTGCACGCCGGCGGTAAATTTCAGTCCGGTGCTTACAAAGTCGCCGGCGGGTTGCACGGTGTCGGTATCAGCGTCGTTAATGCGCTGTCTGAGTGGCTGGAAGTGCAAGTCAAACGGGACGGGAAGGTGTGGTATCAGCGTTACGAGCGGGGTGAACCGGTTACCCCATTGAAAGCGGTCGGCAAAGCCGCCCGCACCGGCACGACCGTTACCTTTAAACCAGACGCGGAAATTTTTGAGACAACTGAGTGGGACGCCGGGCGCATCAAACAGCGACTCCACGAGTTAGCCTTTTTGAACCCGCAGGTGCGTTTCATCTTTCGCGACGAACGCACCGGCGAAGAGGTGGAGTTCCACGAAAAGGGTGGGCTGGCGGCGTATGTGCAGTTTCTGAACCGCAACCGTGAAGTGTTACATCGCCCGATTTACCTTAGCGGCGCCCGCAAAGTGGAACAAGACGGGCGCATTTTGGATGAAATCAGCGTGGAAGTCGCCTTGCAATACCACGAAGGTTATCAGGAACAAATCCTCAGTTTCGCCAACGATGTCCGCACCGTGGACGGCGGCACGCATGAGAGCGGTTTCAAGAACGCCTTGACCCGTGTTCTCAACACTTTTGCCCGGCGCACCGGGTTGCTCAAAGAGAAAGACGGCAACCTGACCGGCGACGATGTGCGTGAAGGGTTGACCGCTGTCATCGCCGTTAAACTGATGCACCCTCAGTTTGAAGGGCAAACGAAGCATAAATTGGGCAACAGTGAAGTGGAAGGAATTGTGTTCAGCATCGTGCACGAAGAGTTGACCGCTTACTTTGAGAAAAACGGTGTCGTCGCCCGCCGCATTATTCAAAAGGCGGTGCGCGCCGCACAAGCCCGTGAGGCTGCCAAGCGGGCGGCAGAACTCGTGCGCCGCAAAACCGCATTGGACGATGCGCGTCTGCCAGGCAAACTTGCCGATTGCACCGAAAAAGACCCCGCCCTTTGTGAGCTGTTTCTCGTGGAAGGCGAAAGCGCTGGAGGCACAGCCAAACAAGGGCGCGACCGGCGCACTCAAGCCATTCTACCCTTGCGCGGCAAAGTCCTCAATGTGGAAAAGCACCGTTTGGACAAAGTGCTCAGCAACGAAGAAATTCGTGCCATCATCACCGCACTGGGCACAGGCATCTGGGTAGAAGACGGCAAGCACAAACGGCGCGGCACAAACGCCGAGACAGGCTTTGACATCAGCAAACGCCGCTACGACCGTATCATTATCATGACCGACGCCGATGTGGACGGGAGTCACATTCGGACGCTGTTGTTGACTTTCCTTTTCCGCTACCTGCGCCCGTTGGTGGAAGCCGGGCATGTTTACATCGCTAAACCGCCCCTCTACCTCATCCGCAAAGGGCGCGAGGTCCACTACGCCTACACCGACGAAGAACGCGATGCAGTCGTCCGAAAGTTAGGGCGCGGCGCGACCGTCCAGCGCTTCAAGGGATTGGGTGAAATGAACCCCGACCAATTGGCAGAGACAACGATGAGCCCGCAAAGCCGTGTCCTTGTCAAAGTCACTCTGGACGACGCACGGCGCGCCGACGAGTTGTTTACGATCCTGATGGGCGAACAAGTGGAACCGCGCCGACGGTTCTTAGAGCAGCACGCCCAAGAAGTCGCTGGTGAACTGGACATTTAGCGTCCCTTGCGGAGGACAATGTCCGCGATCGCCATCAGCGTGTGCGCCGGCGCGTCGCCGATGACGACGATCGGTTGCGGTTCACCCACGGCGACCGTCGTTAAAGCCCCGATGCGGGTGTAGTAGGGTGTTCTTCGGGGCAGACGACAGTATGGGCACCCGCGTTGCCGCTGCGGGTGCTCCAGCAAATAAATGGCGACATCTGCAGCACCGTCGGTGGCATGAATAACTTGTGCCGCCATACCACACGGACAACAGGTGCACCGGCTGCGCAAGACTTGCGCCACCACGAACCCGTAGGGCAAGGTTGCTGCCCATCGGGGCAACCGCGTTACCCGCTGTGAGGCGGCGACCGCAGGGTGCGGCTGTCGTCGCTGTTCCTGCACTTTGCGCCATTGCACGCTACTTAGCACCGTTCCGTCACGGTCTATCACTTCCTGTCGCAAAATCATCCCCGTTTCAGGGTCAATCGCAAAGCGGCGTTCAAACGCCTCCCGACGACGCGGAATTAAACGCACCAACTGACAAAAGCGCCCTGCCACGGAAATCGTTCCTGCCGGCTCAGCCCGATAATTGCACCGCAACAACGCCCATCGGCGAGCGGCATTGAGCAGTTGGTTGGCTTCCTCCGCAGCGACGTGCAGTTGCGACGGCGCTCGCACAGCGACTCGGCACTCAGGCAATTGGCAAATGAGGTCAACCCCTGCCGCACGCACTTGGAGGGCGCGGCGAGTCAGCGAAATTTGAGCCGTTTGAGTCAACCACCGTCCGTCGGGCAACCGCACCGACCATTGAACGGCACCACCCGCTACCCATCGCCGATGAAACTCCAACGCTTTGTGCACCAAAGCCCAAGCGGCAGCGCGGTTGCGTTGAACCTGCCCCCACCATCCCGCTGCTACGAGCAACGCTAAGACAGCCGATGCAAGGGCGAACCGGCGCCATTTCACCGTTTCTCACTGGCTGCCACGATACCAGCCATCACCGTCGGGTTGTTAAATGGCGTCGGAATGGTAACCGCCAAGTGCTGATGCAGTAAGGCGACCGTGAAAGGGTCAGGCGGTGCAGAAGGCAAATCCACTTCCATTGACCGTTCCGGACGCCTTTGGAGCAGCACAATCACCAACAGAGCGGCAACGAACGCACTCGCTAACACCCACTGCCATTGCCGTCGGACAACGGTTGGCTGGGTTTGCACCGTTCGGTCAGGTAAACGCACCGCAATGTGCGCCCACAGTTCGGGCGGAGGCGTCGGGCGCCCTTGCGCCGCCGTTTTCAAATACGCCGTCAGGCGCTCATGCTGTCGCCAAAGACGAGCACACTCTGGGCATTTCCTGATATGCCGCTGCACCCACCAGCTGATTGGTAGGAAAGACACACCCGCTGCGACTTCCGGCAACAGTTGACGGACACGCTGGCAAGACCGGCGCATGTGCGTGTTCACCCTATAAAAGGATGCGCCTTTTTTCAACACGGTTCCTCAACAATGCGATGTTAAAAGTGCTGTGTGTTGAATAATGGGGTTTGGTCGGAGGGCGGCTCTCCTGAGCCGCCGAACAGTGGCATGAAAATACAAGGGCGCGTCTCCCGACGCGCCCTCCGAGACGGTGCCGAAAGCGAAAATCAACCAAAAGGATGTGGAGGTCAATATCTGCCGCCTTATATGGTCAAAATCTGCCACTTACAAAGAGCCCCACCCCTGCCATCATATAAACGGTCGGGCGCACGACACGAGACGACTGGAGGGATTAAGATGCGGTGTCGCCTTTTCTTCCCTGCCGAGGGCGAGGGAAGACACACACCTGCGAAACGCTTTAAAGGTGTCAAAGCGCCTAAGGGAGCCGTTGTGGTGCAGTGTCATCGCAGTGTTTGCGATAAGCGCACACTCGGCTTTACGCTGATTGAATTGCTTGTGGTGATCGCGATCATCGCGATCCTGGCGGCGATTCTGTTCCCCGTGTTCAGCAAAGTGCGGGAAAAGGCGCGGCAGACGATGTGCCTGAGCAACCAAAAGCAGATTGCCTTGGCGGCGGCTCAATACGCGCAGGACTACGACGGATCCTATCCGCCCCGTTACATTGATGACTGTGGCGACCCATCTTGCTCTGTCTATCTCGGACGGCGGCAATGGCCGTCGTTATTGCTCCCGTATGTTCGCCAAAGGGGTGGCGCCGAATTGGGGCGCCCGGAGGGCGTGTTTCGGTGCCCCTCTTCGCCTATCCCGCCCACTTCGTCCACACCTCACTACAACATGAGTTGCGACAAGAATTGGAACTGGAAAGGCTACAAGTGGCGGAATGTGGATGCGACGCTCCGTGAGCCTGAAGTTCAAGCCCCTGCTGATACGATTTTCATCACCGAGACGCCTAACTGCAGCGGCTATGGGCGAACGACGATCCCGCAGTGTGCCGCCAGTTGGCATCGGGTTTGCCAGCCCTACTTCGTTGACCCGCAGCATTACAACGACACTTGGGGATGGCACACAGATATCTCCACAAACGACGGTCACCTGCGGCACAACGATGGGCTCAACTACATCTTCTTTGATTTTCATGTCAAGTGGTCGCGAGCGGAAACAACGGTCAAGCCCCGCAACCTTTGGCTGATTGTCAAGTGATGGCGCCGCAGGCGTTATCGTCGGGTAAGGCGTTGAACCGCCCTTGAGGCGGAACGACGCAAAAACTTAAAAGGAGGGGTGTGTGATGGTAAGGCGTCGACCGCGCAATGACGGATGCGTTGCTGGCTGGGATCGCGGTCACGGCTTTACCCTTATTGAATTGCTTGTGGTGATCGCGATCATCGCGATCCTGGCAGCCATCCTGTTCCCCGTGTTCAGCCAGGCTCGCGAAAAGGCGCGGCAAGCTTCCTGCCTCTCTAATATGCGCCAGTTTGGCATGGCGTTTAACATGTATCAGCAGGACTATGACGAGACCATCATGCCTTGCTACCAATGGTTTCCTATCACGGGGCGGTGGGTGCGCTGGTGGTGGATTGACCTGTCCCATCCCTACCACAAGAATGACCAAATCTCGTTGTGCCCGTCAGGACCCATCGCTTACGCGACCGGTGACCGCTGGTTCTTCCCACCGGGCGAAGGAGCCCTCAAGCAACGGTTACCTTGGAACTTGGGCGGCAACTGCTGGCACGCCAACTTCCGCGGGACTGGTGGTGGCACGGGTGTCACTACCTTTGACCAGATCGGTCCGTTGGGGGCATCCCGTCCAACCCGCCCTATTACGACGAAGTTAGCCGAAATTCAGGAGCCCGCTCGGGTCGTCGTGATCACAGACGCCGGTGCGATTGAGCACTGGAGTTGTCGCTGCCATCAAGATTGGCCTGACGACAACGACCCTATCGCCCGTAATCCTGGCTCTGGCTTACGCAATGACAGCTTCTGGGGCTTGTTGCGGGGGTGGGTGGCTTTGCGTCACATGGAGGGCTTCAACACGACTTTTGTGGACGGACACGCTAAGTGGCTCAAACGCACCCGTAGCGAAGCCGACTGGGCTAACAACCCGCGCGCCAAAGTTATCGGCGTCGGTTCATTGGGTGGCTGTCATGACGAAGTGCGGTGGCAGTAGGCAACTGCTTTTGGGGGCGGCTTAGTCGCCGCCCCCACTATTTGCCCCCCTGACGGCTATCGGCAATTGTGCTACATTCGCCATCGTAAAGGAGGGGGGAAGGGTGCAGCGGTCTATTAGTCTTCCTGTGGCTATTGGGCTTATCGTTGCCGTCGCGGTGATCCTTACAGCCGTCGGTTGGTGGCTGTTTTTCCGCCCGCAGAAAGGTCCCGTTACCGAGCAAGAGTTGAACTTACCCCAACCGCCCGGTCTGCCCTCTGGCAGTGCGGTAACGCCCCGCTAAAGGGCTCTGCCTTTTTGACCGGCACAAGGTGGAGTGCTAAAGTAACGGCAGCCTTTGAAGGCTACAACGCTGTGCGTAGATTGGGGCGTCCGCAAAGATGGTGCCGATAACGACGACAGGCTTAGCGCAACTTGTAGAGCGGGCGCAAAAGGAACGGGTGCGTCCGCACGCTTTTATCGCCTTAGTAGTCCTGTTGCCTCTCAACGCCTACTGGGTCGGATGGATGGAAGCCGTCAAATGGACGGGGCATCCGACGACTTACTCGCTTTATTTCAACACCGTCCTTTTGTTACTGCTGTTTTTCGTCATTGCCGAAGCCGTGCGCCGACTTACGGGTTGGGTTATCTTTAACCGCAGTGAATTATTGCTGCTTTACTTTGGGCTGGGTGTCGGCAGCGCCCTCGTCGGGCACGACCAATCGCAAGTGCTTCTGTCTGTCATCGGGCATGTCCATTACTTCAAGACACCGATGAACCGTTACGAAGAATTGCTCATCCCCTTATTGCCGTCGTGGCTGATCGTGACTGACGAAGCCGCGTTGCGGGCGATGTATTTGGGCAACTCGTCCGTATGGCAGTGGCAAAACTTTGTCGCGTGGCTGAAGCCACTGGCATGGTGGTGGCTCTTTTGGTTGGCGATGTTAGCCGTTTTCATGGGGCAGAGCGTCCTGTTCATCCCTCAATGGGTGCGGCACGAAAAGTTGTCTTTTCCCTTAGCGCGCTTTCCGCTCTACCTGACGGACATTCACCTTTACCGCAGCCGGTTATTTTGGGCGGGGTTTGCTGTCCCGGCTTTTGTCAACACGCTGAACAACCTCAGCATCGTCGTTTCACCGGCTTTTCCCATGATGCACACCCACCGCATTGACTTGGGTCAGTTCGTGACCAATTTCCCGTGGAACGCCATCGGTTGGACACCGTTGAACTTTTTCCCCTTCGCCATCGGCATTGGGTTCCTGCTGCCGCTGGATTTGCTGTTCTCCAGTTGGTTCTTCTACCTCTTTTGGAAAGCGCAACGAGTTATCACTGCTGCCTTCGGTTACCCGACAGGCGGGTTCGGCAACCCCCCTTACCCCCATGAACAGTCGTTCGGCGCCTACATGGGGTTAGCGACCTTGTTGCTTTGGACAGCCCGCCACCACATCGCCCGCACTTTGCGTATGGTGTGGCAAAGCAACGACGATGTCCGCTCCTTCACTGTCCATCCCCGTTGGGCATGGTTTCTGACCGCCGTCGGCACCTTCTTTTTGATCGCCTTTAGCGTCGCGGCAGGGATGCAAATGTGGGCGGCGGTGCTGTTCTTTCTCGGCTATATGGGTGTTTCCCTCACCGTGGCGCGGGTGCGGGGTGAATTTGGTTCGCCCGTCCACGACCTGCACTTCGCCAGCCCTGGTTCCGTGATGGTGCAATTGGTCGGGACGCAACCTTTTACGCCCCGGACCTTGGCGGTCTTCACCCTCTACTACTGGTTCAACCGGGCGCATCGCAGCCACCCGATGCCGACGGCAATGGAAGGGTTAGTCATCGGCGAGCAGTTGCGGCAGGAAAAGGCAATGTGGCGCGGGTTGTGGTTGTCCATCCTTATCGGCATCCCTGCAGCCTGCTACATGCTGCTAATGCCCTACTACCGCCTCGGAGCGGACACTGCCCAAGTCGGCGGAGCCCAACGGGGTTTCGGTTGGGAAGCCTATAACCGCTATTTGCTGCCATGGCTGACGACGGGGCAGAAAGCCAACTTGAGCGCCATTGCCTTTACCGCCGGCGGCTTCCTCTTCGTTTGGCTGCTGCACTTCGTGCGGGCGTATTGGATCGGCAGCCCCTTTCATCCCGTCGGCTATGCTATCTCGGGGACTTGGTCTATGGAGATGGTGTGGTTCCCGCTGTTTTTGGCGTGGCTGGCGAAAGCGTTGGTCTTACGCTACGGGACTTTTCGTGATTACTACGCCGTCAGCCAGTTTTTCATCGGTTTGGTCATCGGCGATTTTGTCAGTGGCGGGCTATGGAATGTTTACGGAACGATTACTGGGCGCGAAGTTTACCGGTTTAACGAGTAGCCTCACCGCTAACGGGCGAAGAACCTGACCGCCTTGCGCAAAGCGGACTCCAGCGCATCCACCTCGTCGGGTGTGTTGTAAAGGTAGAAACTGGCGCGAGCGGTGGCAGCGACATTGAGCCGGCGCATCAACGGTTGGGCGCAATGGTGTCCCGCACGGATGCAAATCCCATGCGCGTCCAAAAAGGTCGCCAAATCGTGGGGGTGGATATCGCCGATGTTGAAGGCAATAACACCGCCCCGCTGTTCTGGAGGCGCAGCACCGTAAATCGTGATGCCATCCACCTCCTGCAACCGCTCCAGTGCGTAGGCGGTCAACTCAATTTCGTGCGCCCGCACCCGCTCCATGCCGATGTGCGTCAGGTAATCAACGGCAGCGCCCAACCCGATGGCTTGCGCGATAGGAGGTGTGCCCGCCTCAAACTTGTAGGGCACATCGTTAAAAGTCGTCCGCTCAAAAGTGACGGTGCGAATCATTTCGCCGCCGCCGAGAAACGGTGGCATCGCCTCCAGCAACTCCTTGCGCCCGTAAAGCACCCCACTGCCTGTCGGTCCGCACATCTTATGCCCGCTCAGCGCGTAAAAGTCGCAGCCGATTGCCTGCACATCAACGGGCAAGTGCGGTGCTGCTTGCGCCCCGTCTACAAGCACGACAGCACCGACTTCGTGCGCCTTGCGGCAAATTTCCTGCACGGGGTTAATAGTGCCCAACACATTGCTGACATGCGTGACGGCAACGATTTTCACCTGCTCCGTGATCAACCGCTCAAAAGCGTCCATGTCTAACACGCCGTCGTCGGTAACCGGCACGACCTTGATTTTCGCCCCTGTCCGCTCGGCGATAAGTTGCCATGGGACGATATTGCTGTGGTGCTCCATCCCCGTCAGCAAAATTTCGTCGCCGTCCCGCAAATTCGCCCAACCCCACGCGTATGCGACCAAGTTGATGGCTTCTGTCGTCCCACGCGTGAACACGATGCACTCTTTGCCGGGGGCATTGATGAACTTTGCGACTTTTTCGCGGGCTGTTTCGTAGGCAGCGGTGGCTTCTTCAGCGATCAGGTAAGCGCCCCGATGGACATTGGCGTTGTAGCGTTCATAAAACGCCCGTTCAGCATCAATGACGCACTGGGGTTTTTGCGAAGTCGCCGCGCTGTCCAGGTAGATAAGCGGTTTGCCCCGCACTGTCCGACGGAAAATCGGAAAGTCCTTCCGAACGCTTTCCGCATCTAACGCCGACTTGGGCTTCGTCACCATGGTCGGTCACTCCCACAAAAACGACGAAAATTGCCCCGCTATCGTCAGCACGAGGTCTTTAGTGTTCGCTGGCGGTTGCCGTCAAGTCCCTGACATTCGGCGTTGCCTTGCCCGATGACACCAAAGGGCATTGCCGAACGATTTGCACCATCCGCTCCTTGCTTACTCTGACGACGCCCTTCGGGTGCACGGCGATGCACCTCGTCGTCTTTATTGCGGTGCCGTCAATTACTCCCGTTCATGAACGCCCCAGCGTTCGCCCTCTTCCTCGGAGGGCGTCCACTCCACGAACACTTCGTCGCCCTCCACCTTGACGGCAAAAGTGCGGACGGGATAAACTGCTGGCATCCGCAAGGCCTTGCCGGTGCGGATGTCAAACCATGCCCCGTGTCGGGGGCACTCAATCACATAGTCGCTTGCAAACCAACCCTCGGATAACGATGCCGCGTCATGCGTGCAAGTATCCTCAATGGCGTAAAACTCGTCGTCGCCGACCCGAAAGACGGCGATCGGCGTTTCTTCCACGATCACGACCTTTGCCCCATTCACGGGAATGTCGTCCTTTTTGCCGACCCGAACCCATTCGCCCATTGCGTCTGACCCTCCGTATCGTGCGGTTGCGCTTTACGCATACCCCAACCGTTTCGCTTCCGCCAGCATCTTAGCGTCCAGCAACGCCTGCATCTTATCGCCGAACCATTGGACAGGCACTTTGTCAATGACGGGACGCAGGAAACCGTCTACGATGATTTTTTCGGCTTGACGGCGCGAGATGCCCCGACTCATCAGATAGAACAGTTGCAGTTCATCTACGCGCCCGATGGTCGCCCCGTGCGTGCAGCGGACCTCGTTGGCTTCAATTTCCAGCAACGGCATGGAGTCGGCTTTCGCTTTGGGGCTAAGCAACAAATTGCGGTTTGCCTGATACGCATCCGTGCCCTGCGCGTTTTTGTGCACCTTGATCAAACCGCGATAGATGGACGATGCCCTGTCCATTAACACGACTTTGAACAGCAAGTCGCTGCGGCACTGGGGGGCGATGTGCTCTTGGAAGGTGTGGTGGTCAAATTGCTGAACGCCCGCACCGACGCTCATGCCCAACATGTCGGTGCTCGCTCCTCGCTCGCTCAATTTGCTGTGGCAGTTGATGCGCCACAGTTTGCCGCCAAACGCCGTCAGCACCCAACGCATGTAAGCATCTTGGGGAATGTTCGCCCGCACGAAATGGAAGTCGTAAACCCGATCGCCCCACTCCTGCAGGCTGATGAAGTAAACTTGTGCGCCTGGTTCGGCAAAGATTTCTACCGCACCGCTGCTGAACGCAGGGAAATCGCCCTGCGGTGATGCATAATGTGCCAACACAACGACCTCGCTTTCTTTGTCGGCAACGACGAGCAGGTGGTCAAAGAGCGAACTGTGTTCCGCGTCCAGCCAAAAGAACAGGTGCAACGGCAACTCTAACCGCACGCGGGGCGGGACATAAACGAACGCGCCGGCGTTCATTAACGCCGCATGCAAGGCGACGAATTTGGTCTCGTTCGGCGCAATGAGTTGATGCAATCGCCCGCGGAGCATCTCGGCATGCTCCCGGAGCGCCGTCGCCATGTCCACAAAAATCACGCCTTTGCGTTCGGCTTCCTCGCTGAGGCAACGATACACTGCCTTTGCGCCGTGATGGATGAGCAAGCCTGCGACATTGCCTTCTTCCGCACCAGGATGCAAAAACCGCTGCAGTTCGTCGGGCAAAGCGTCTACCGACGGCGCGGCGTCGTAAGGCGGGAAAGAGATGGGCGCATAGTCGGCGAACCGAAAGCCTTTCAAATCCGTTCGGCGCCATTCCTCATCTCGCGGCGTCGGCATCGGGATTTGCTCAAAAGCGTCCCACGCCTTTCGGCGCAATTGCCCGAGCCAATCGGGCTCGTTGTTGCGCTCTGCCAGGAACTCCAACGCGTCCAGCCCAATCTGCGTCGGAACGACCAACTCCGCCATTGCGGCATCAACCTCCAAAGGCAAATTTTTCACGGTTGCAACTTAACCTGTTCAGCGCCCGTGCCCAGCGCCAAGGGAGGGTAGGTAGGATTTCTCCAAGACCGTTCTGACCCCGCGCCGCGCAAAGCAAAGCACTTCGTCTCATGGGGCGCCGCTTATCCGACCGAGCCCTCCAGTTGCAACTCAATGAGCCGTGTGAACTCTACGGCATATTCCATCGGCAGTTCTTTGGCGAAGTCGCGGAAGAAGCCGTTAACGATCATCTTGATGGCTTGGTCGTCGGTCAAGCCGCGCGATTGCAGGTAGAACAGTTGCTCCTCACCGATCTTGCTGACAGTCGCTTCGTGGGCAACTTCCACCTGCTCCTCTTCAATCTCCATGACGGGGTAAGTGTCGGTGCGAGAGATTTCGTCCAGCAACAACGCGTCGCAGCGGACATTGACCTTCGCCCCTTTGCAGTTGGGGTAAACCTTGACCATGCCGCGATAAGTCGCCCGACCGCCGAAGACGCTGATGGACTTGCTGGTGATGACGCTGGTCGTGTAGGGTGCGGCGTGAATCATTTTCGCCCCTGCGTCCTGATGTTGCCCGCTGGACGCAAAGGCGACGGACAACACCTCACCCCGTGCCCCTTTGCCGACCATGTAAACGCAGGGATATTTCATGGTCACCTTGCTGTTGTGCAGGAGTATGCCGTTAACGACAAAGTTGGAAGTCCCCTCAATTTCAAGGTCGTAAGTTGGCGCGATGACAGACGGGCGAATTGCGACGATGTGCGTGATGCCTGTGTCGTCTGAGAGCAAATGGGTCGGTCGGATACCTTCCGTTTGCCGATAGTTTTTGACCCGATGAGGCTGCCGCAGTTTCACTTGCAGACCATCGGTCAGGGATGGTCGCAGCGTCTCACAAACATCCTCGTCCGCTTCCTCAAGCAAAGCGACGGGCAAACGGGAACGGGTTTGCATTTCGTAGCCCCGCTGATCACGACCGACAACCTTTTCTGGCAAGTTCGGTCGCGCAAGGCGGAAAAGTTGCCCTTCCGACGGCAAAGCGGTCGGGACGATGACGGCATCACCCACGGTCAGTTGGCTTAACGGAGTCCATCGGAGAGTATAGCGCCCTGACTCCTTTGGTCTTGTCGGGTCGTAACGAATTGCCAGCAACGGATGGTTGTCGGTCAACCTGACAGTCCGACCGTTAGAGAACACGACCTCATAAACCTGCTTCAAGCCGCTAAACTTGCGGGCAACGACGGGACGAAGAACCCAACGCTTGGTAGCCTCATCAAAACTCCAGACTTTCGTGCCAGGCTCCACTGCTTCAATGGGCGTCCGTCCATGCTCCGTGTAGACCAATTCACCCTCGCACACGCAACCGATATTGGCGTCCACCCAGATGATCTTTGCATCCTCGTAAGCGACGCCCCGCTTGGTCACCAAGTTGTAGACATTGTGGGACCAGTTCTGCAGGGTCGTGTAGCGGATGGTCGCGCCCGGCTTGGCGATCAACTCCACGACGGCGCTGTGCAGGCTGTTGGTGGAGTAGATAGGGGCGGTGCAGTTGTGGGCAACAAAGCCGCGAACGAGGTAAGCGTTCGGATGTTCCACATGCAGGTTGAACACCAAGCCGTCGTAAGGGATGCGCCGAATTGCCTTGACCGGCACCAAGAAGTAGTCACCAGCGTCTCGGACTGCGCTCCACCGCTTGTTTTCCGTCCATACGACGAGGAACCGGTCTTTGCGACGGATTTGCCGACCTTGAATGACATCGTTGCCGCTTTTGCGCTCTAAGATGCTGGCGTAAACACCCATGCGCGCCAGCAACTCTTGGATTT
Proteins encoded in this window:
- the gyrB gene encoding DNA gyrase subunit B produces the protein MADKEVTAVMETAEPTAATDYQAEHIQVLKGLEGVRKRPAMYIGDTGVRGLHHLLEEVVDNAVDEALAGYCRRIEVTLHADGSVSVADDGRGIPVDIHPEEGRPAVEVVLTMLHAGGKFQSGAYKVAGGLHGVGISVVNALSEWLEVQVKRDGKVWYQRYERGEPVTPLKAVGKAARTGTTVTFKPDAEIFETTEWDAGRIKQRLHELAFLNPQVRFIFRDERTGEEVEFHEKGGLAAYVQFLNRNREVLHRPIYLSGARKVEQDGRILDEISVEVALQYHEGYQEQILSFANDVRTVDGGTHESGFKNALTRVLNTFARRTGLLKEKDGNLTGDDVREGLTAVIAVKLMHPQFEGQTKHKLGNSEVEGIVFSIVHEELTAYFEKNGVVARRIIQKAVRAAQAREAAKRAAELVRRKTALDDARLPGKLADCTEKDPALCELFLVEGESAGGTAKQGRDRRTQAILPLRGKVLNVEKHRLDKVLSNEEIRAIITALGTGIWVEDGKHKRRGTNAETGFDISKRRYDRIIIMTDADVDGSHIRTLLLTFLFRYLRPLVEAGHVYIAKPPLYLIRKGREVHYAYTDEERDAVVRKLGRGATVQRFKGLGEMNPDQLAETTMSPQSRVLVKVTLDDARRADELFTILMGEQVEPRRRFLEQHAQEVAGELDI
- the sufS gene encoding Cysteine desulfurase SufS; translated protein: MVTKPKSALDAESVRKDFPIFRRTVRGKPLIYLDSAATSQKPQCVIDAERAFYERYNANVHRGAYLIAEEATAAYETAREKVAKFINAPGKECIVFTRGTTEAINLVAYAWGWANLRDGDEILLTGMEHHSNIVPWQLIAERTGAKIKVVPVTDDGVLDMDAFERLITEQVKIVAVTHVSNVLGTINPVQEICRKAHEVGAVVLVDGAQAAPHLPVDVQAIGCDFYALSGHKMCGPTGSGVLYGRKELLEAMPPFLGGGEMIRTVTFERTTFNDVPYKFEAGTPPIAQAIGLGAAVDYLTHIGMERVRAHEIELTAYALERLQEVDGITIYGAAPPEQRGGVIAFNIGDIHPHDLATFLDAHGICIRAGHHCAQPLMRRLNVAATARASFYLYNTPDEVDALESALRKAVRFFAR
- the hcaC_2 gene encoding 3-phenylpropionate/cinnamic acid dioxygenase ferredoxin subunit → MGEWVRVGKKDDIPVNGAKVVIVEETPIAVFRVGDDEFYAIEDTCTHDAASLSEGWFASDYVIECPRHGAWFDIRTGKALRMPAVYPVRTFAVKVEGDEVFVEWTPSEEEGERWGVHERE
- the sufB_1 gene encoding FeS cluster assembly protein SufB, whose protein sequence is MAELVVPTQIGLDALEFLAERNNEPDWLGQLRRKAWDAFEQIPMPTPRDEEWRRTDLKGFRFADYAPISFPPYDAAPSVDALPDELQRFLHPGAEEGNVAGLLIHHGAKAVYRCLSEEAERKGVIFVDMATALREHAEMLRGRLHQLIAPNETKFVALHAALMNAGAFVYVPPRVRLELPLHLFFWLDAEHSSLFDHLLVVADKESEVVVLAHYASPQGDFPAFSSGAVEIFAEPGAQVYFISLQEWGDRVYDFHFVRANIPQDAYMRWVLTAFGGKLWRINCHSKLSERGASTDMLGMSVGAGVQQFDHHTFQEHIAPQCRSDLLFKVVLMDRASSIYRGLIKVHKNAQGTDAYQANRNLLLSPKAKADSMPLLEIEANEVRCTHGATIGRVDELQLFYLMSRGISRRQAEKIIVDGFLRPVIDKVPVQWFGDKMQALLDAKMLAEAKRLGYA
- the sufB_2 gene encoding FeS cluster assembly protein SufB, producing the protein MSEQEQRLKELAVYKYGFRDEDAAYEFVVPKGLSREVVEAISHYKNEPDWMRKIRLQGLEIFFRKPLPTWGADLSELNFDEITYYAAPTKRKFRSWDEVPEYIKRTYERLGIPEAERKFLAGVGAQYDSEVVYHRIREDLERQGVIFVDMDTAVREYPDIVKEYFGTVIPPTDNKFAALNTAVWSGGSFVYVPAGVHVEMPLQAYFRINAENIGQFERTLIIAEEGSFVHYIEGCLPAGEQISVGDRWVNIEAVKPSDFVVTATGEKRRVRAVMTRHYKGDLIEVVPVSPHNAFRLTPEHPVLAVRREDVAVRRKQRDGRLPEVDTTKLLHAQPTYIPVGELKVGDFIVFPKVKSGDFSPAFTDEQLRLLGYYLAKGTAYVHTKLNQSVVTFTFGEHEKDAIEEVKALVRKVTGKRAQVVRLPHRHAVDIRVGSRELVEFCLRHAGKGSATKQLSPEIMALPPEQIKPLLDAYFIGDGNVCVKKGRSAMKQVSTASLTLARQIQELLARMGVYASILERKSGNDVIQGRQIRRKDRFLVVWTENKRWSAVRDAGDYFLVPVKAIRRIPYDGLVFNLHVEHPNAYLVRGFVAHNCTAPIYSTNSLHSAVVELIAKPGATIRYTTLQNWSHNVYNLVTKRGVAYEDAKIIWVDANIGCVCEGELVYTEHGRTPIEAVEPGTKVWSFDEATKRWVLRPVVARKFSGLKQVYEVVFSNGRTVRLTDNHPLLAIRYDPTRPKESGRYTLRWTPLSQLTVGDAVIVPTALPSEGQLFRLARPNLPEKVVGRDQRGYEMQTRSRLPVALLEEADEDVCETLRPSLTDGLQVKLRQPHRVKNYRQTEGIRPTHLLSDDTGITHIVAIRPSVIAPTYDLEIEGTSNFVVNGILLHNSKVTMKYPCVYMVGKGARGEVLSVAFASSGQHQDAGAKMIHAAPYTTSVITSKSISVFGGRATYRGMVKVYPNCKGAKVNVRCDALLLDEISRTDTYPVMEIEEEQVEVAHEATVSKIGEEQLFYLQSRGLTDDQAIKMIVNGFFRDFAKELPMEYAVEFTRLIELQLEGSVG